From Segatella copri, the proteins below share one genomic window:
- a CDS encoding smalltalk protein — MKANTWKTILQIAISILTAIATTLGVTSCMG, encoded by the coding sequence ATGAAAGCGAACACTTGGAAAACAATTCTTCAGATAGCCATCAGCATTCTGACCGCTATCGCTACTACGCTCGGAGTAACGAGCTGCATGGGATAA
- the trxB gene encoding thioredoxin-disulfide reductase, with protein MEKIKTLIIGSGPAGYTAAIYAGRANLQPVLYSGMQPGGQLTITTEVENFPGYPNGVDGTQMMMDMKEQAARFGAEMRDGSIVKADFSSRPFHLTDDRDNEIEAETVIIATGASAKYLGLADEEKYRGQGVSACATCDGFFYRKRTVAVVGGGDTACEEAMYLSGLAKKVYMIVRKPYLRASEIMQQRVKNKENIEILFETNTLGLFGENGVEGAHLVRHKGEANEEKFDISIDGFFLAIGHKPNTDLFKGQIDLDEQGFIKVVPGTATTNIPGVFAAGDVADPIYRQGVVAAGSGAKAAIEADRFLQQQ; from the coding sequence ATGGAAAAGATAAAGACATTAATTATAGGTAGCGGTCCTGCAGGATATACGGCTGCCATTTATGCCGGCAGAGCCAACCTGCAGCCAGTACTCTATTCAGGTATGCAGCCGGGCGGCCAGCTCACCATCACCACAGAGGTAGAAAACTTTCCGGGTTATCCTAACGGCGTAGACGGAACGCAGATGATGATGGACATGAAGGAACAGGCAGCCCGATTCGGAGCCGAAATGAGAGACGGAAGCATCGTGAAGGCAGATTTCAGCTCACGCCCATTCCATCTTACAGATGACCGCGACAACGAGATTGAGGCAGAAACCGTGATCATCGCCACAGGTGCATCTGCCAAATATCTGGGTCTTGCCGATGAAGAGAAATATCGCGGACAGGGCGTTTCAGCCTGCGCTACCTGTGACGGATTCTTCTACCGCAAGCGCACCGTAGCCGTAGTGGGCGGTGGCGATACTGCCTGCGAAGAGGCTATGTATCTATCCGGACTTGCCAAGAAGGTTTACATGATTGTGCGCAAGCCTTATCTCCGTGCTTCAGAAATCATGCAGCAGCGTGTAAAGAACAAGGAGAACATCGAGATTCTGTTCGAAACCAATACGCTGGGGCTCTTCGGCGAGAACGGTGTAGAAGGTGCTCATCTCGTGCGCCACAAGGGCGAAGCCAACGAAGAGAAGTTTGACATCAGCATCGACGGATTCTTCCTGGCTATCGGACATAAGCCTAACACCGACCTCTTCAAGGGGCAGATAGATCTCGACGAGCAGGGCTTCATCAAAGTAGTGCCAGGTACTGCCACCACCAACATTCCGGGTGTTTTCGCAGCAGGCGATGTGGCCGACCCAATCTACCGCCAGGGTGTTGTTGCCGCAGGCTCGGGAGCCAAGGCTGCCATCGAGGCCGACAGATTCCTGCAGCAACAGTAA
- a CDS encoding DUF4468 domain-containing protein, whose product MKKIIIPIFMLLPLMTAQAQTVLTEEQQQLEQAQKQLEAAKKALEVAKIKAQAAKLKAQADSINAASAKAEAKKAHATEPEPVVVKEPTTSTTGWAIPVAVAAKPKEAAKPANKLANGTTAKVDMKYLAGAITYNDENKIEFTLDTDANGKTAKQIYDIVLKYMSELTQNDQNIASRVALVNDAEHVIANTMDEWLVFSQSFISLDRTEFKYQLIAKISDNHLNLSLCRIIYNYEEGRSTGFKEPAEEVISDKIALNKKQNDLAKIFGKFRRCTIDRKDQIFAELTALVKQ is encoded by the coding sequence ATGAAAAAAATCATCATCCCCATATTTATGCTCCTCCCGCTGATGACTGCACAGGCCCAAACCGTGCTGACTGAAGAGCAGCAGCAGTTGGAACAGGCACAGAAACAGTTGGAAGCTGCCAAGAAGGCACTGGAAGTGGCTAAGATTAAAGCACAGGCTGCCAAACTGAAGGCTCAGGCCGACAGCATCAACGCTGCAAGCGCCAAGGCGGAAGCAAAGAAGGCCCATGCTACTGAGCCAGAACCAGTTGTTGTAAAGGAGCCAACCACATCAACCACGGGATGGGCGATTCCTGTTGCCGTAGCCGCTAAGCCAAAGGAGGCTGCCAAGCCTGCCAACAAGCTGGCAAATGGCACAACAGCCAAAGTGGATATGAAATATCTGGCAGGCGCCATCACATATAATGATGAAAACAAGATAGAATTCACGCTCGATACGGATGCTAACGGAAAAACTGCCAAGCAGATTTACGACATCGTATTAAAATACATGAGTGAACTGACACAGAACGACCAGAACATAGCAAGCCGGGTAGCACTGGTAAACGATGCTGAACACGTCATCGCCAACACGATGGACGAATGGCTCGTCTTCAGCCAGTCATTCATCTCGCTCGACCGCACGGAATTCAAATATCAGCTGATAGCCAAGATTTCAGACAATCATCTGAATCTCTCGCTCTGCCGCATCATCTACAACTACGAGGAAGGAAGAAGCACCGGTTTCAAGGAACCTGCAGAAGAGGTAATCAGCGACAAGATTGCGCTCAACAAGAAGCAGAACGACCTGGCTAAGATCTTCGGAAAGTTCCGCAGATGCACCATCGACCGCAAGGACCAGATATTCGCAGAGTTAACTGCATTAGTAAAACAATAA
- a CDS encoding PDDEXK nuclease domain-containing protein, which yields MLYPSASDFQFPSAGDRWFRAYQSINETLIRSNWEIGKRIVEEEQLGKQRADYGIQLIKSISQQLTTEFGSGYGVRNLAYFKQLYQYFPDWEILHARVQNLTWTHLKSILRVTDSEARLWYLKESSEQMWSTRTLDRNVASQYYYRLLQTSNEHKDEVENEMKTLTKGYADSPAMFIKSPMVTEFLGLSRDMSFSESELESAIITHLQKFLMEMGKGYAFVERQQHIITDTQDYYIDLVFYNYLMKCFVLIDLKTTKITHQDVGQMDMYVRMYDELKRTEGDNPTIGILLCSETSQDIARFSILHDSKQLFASKYLTYLPTEQQLKEEIEKQKEIFRLQHIR from the coding sequence TTGCTTTACCCTTCGGCCAGCGATTTTCAATTCCCTTCGGCCGGTGACCGTTGGTTCAGGGCGTATCAATCTATCAACGAAACCCTGATACGCTCAAACTGGGAAATTGGCAAACGTATTGTTGAAGAAGAGCAGCTTGGCAAGCAGCGTGCTGATTATGGAATACAGCTCATCAAGTCTATATCTCAGCAGTTGACAACAGAGTTCGGCTCCGGCTATGGTGTTCGTAACCTTGCCTATTTCAAACAATTATACCAATATTTTCCTGATTGGGAGATTTTGCACGCGCGCGTGCAAAATCTTACTTGGACTCATCTAAAGAGTATTCTAAGAGTTACAGATTCAGAAGCTCGTCTATGGTATTTAAAGGAATCGTCAGAGCAAATGTGGAGCACAAGAACCCTCGACCGCAATGTTGCCTCACAATACTATTATCGACTCCTGCAAACCAGCAATGAGCACAAAGATGAGGTAGAGAACGAGATGAAAACCCTTACAAAAGGATACGCAGACTCACCTGCCATGTTCATCAAGTCGCCAATGGTGACAGAATTCTTGGGCTTATCCCGAGACATGAGCTTCTCGGAAAGCGAACTGGAGAGTGCCATCATCACCCATCTTCAGAAATTTCTGATGGAGATGGGCAAAGGCTATGCCTTCGTAGAGCGACAGCAGCACATCATCACCGATACCCAGGACTACTACATAGACCTGGTATTCTACAATTACCTGATGAAATGTTTTGTACTGATCGACCTGAAGACGACCAAGATCACCCATCAGGACGTAGGACAAATGGATATGTATGTAAGAATGTATGATGAACTGAAACGCACGGAAGGCGACAATCCGACCATCGGCATACTACTCTGTTCGGAAACCAGCCAGGATATCGCAAGATTTTCCATTTTGCACGACAGCAAGCAATTATTTGCTTCAAAATATCTTACATATCTTCCTACAGAACAGCAACTTAAGGAAGAAATAGAAAAGCAGAAAGAAATATTTAGATTACAACATATAAGATGA
- a CDS encoding IS110 family transposase, with amino-acid sequence MAKEKFDVSFFDLTSKKVSNHPSHKVVKNNFKSIGRFLETLPSDAVLVAEHTGVYGDTLLKCCMDSNVKIAFVGGYVIHRYRATPDRAKTDVLDCALLRDFGERYPDKLKYKTFPEEALYELRQLARHREMLVEQRKQLITADKSEDCRPIRSLAVKRSMDRIKEMLDTEIAETEKEMLKVINGHVSIRHNYELVKSVDGVGLITAVELLVKTENFTKITTARQYAAYAGTAPYEKSSGKMDKGAHISKIGNRRSKTLLYICAESARLHNKEIKLYYERRTLIDKKPRHYVLNAIANKLLRIIFTLVEKGEYYDANFIRQDPRVVKYN; translated from the coding sequence TTGGCAAAAGAGAAATTTGACGTAAGTTTTTTCGACTTGACATCAAAAAAAGTATCAAACCACCCTTCACATAAGGTTGTAAAGAACAATTTTAAGAGTATCGGAAGGTTTTTAGAAACCCTTCCAAGCGATGCTGTATTGGTTGCTGAGCATACCGGAGTTTATGGTGATACTCTCTTGAAGTGCTGCATGGATAGCAATGTAAAGATTGCCTTTGTGGGTGGATATGTCATCCATAGATATAGAGCTACCCCTGACCGTGCCAAGACGGATGTCCTGGATTGTGCACTGCTCAGAGATTTTGGAGAGAGATATCCTGATAAGCTGAAATACAAGACGTTTCCAGAAGAGGCTCTATATGAGCTTCGTCAATTGGCACGCCACCGGGAAATGCTTGTAGAACAGCGTAAGCAGCTAATAACAGCCGACAAGAGCGAGGATTGTCGTCCTATCAGAAGTCTTGCCGTCAAGCGAAGCATGGACCGCATCAAAGAGATGTTGGACACGGAAATTGCAGAGACGGAAAAAGAAATGTTGAAAGTCATAAATGGACATGTGAGCATTCGCCACAACTATGAACTTGTTAAAAGTGTCGATGGAGTTGGGCTGATTACCGCAGTAGAACTATTGGTAAAAACAGAGAATTTCACAAAAATAACTACAGCGCGCCAATATGCTGCTTATGCAGGAACTGCGCCATACGAAAAATCATCGGGGAAAATGGACAAGGGAGCACATATATCCAAGATTGGTAATAGACGGTCAAAGACCTTGTTGTACATCTGCGCAGAAAGCGCCAGATTGCACAACAAGGAGATTAAACTGTATTACGAGAGACGTACTTTAATAGATAAAAAGCCGCGTCATTATGTACTAAATGCCATAGCAAACAAGTTGCTAAGGATCATATTCACCCTCGTGGAAAAAGGTGAATACTATGACGCAAACTTCATTAGGCAAGACCCAAGGGTCGTTAAATATAATTAA
- a CDS encoding AAA family ATPase yields the protein MNQIKKIVLTGGPCAGKTTAMVKVIEHFSSLGYKVFTIPEVPTMFTQAGMNYLTSNKDFFFEGEKATFQTQINLEDSFLRMAETLQQPVIIVCDRGTMDISTYLTPDFWHRIISEEGYTDAQLRDRYDAVLHLVSAADGAEQFYTTANNAQRLEKADEEGLKIARELDKKIVSAWKGHPHLRVINNHEDFNNKLNRVLKEISNVLAIPQPIEEERKYIVKLTGEVPNAIDSDIVQTYLSGEPGSEIRLRRRGFEGGKYVYVHTTKKRLSDNEQIETERQINANLYESMLQQADPYRQRIHKHRKSFIWKGQYFELDEFLEPVSDLMILETRGISANESVKFPPFIQVLEDITGNSKYYNYNIALKR from the coding sequence ATGAATCAGATTAAGAAGATTGTACTGACGGGTGGACCTTGTGCAGGCAAGACTACCGCTATGGTTAAGGTGATTGAACATTTCTCCAGTCTCGGCTATAAGGTTTTTACCATTCCCGAGGTTCCAACCATGTTCACCCAGGCGGGCATGAATTATCTCACCTCCAACAAGGATTTTTTCTTCGAGGGCGAGAAGGCTACTTTCCAGACTCAGATCAACCTGGAAGACAGTTTCCTGCGTATGGCTGAAACATTGCAGCAGCCGGTCATCATCGTCTGCGATCGTGGTACGATGGATATTTCAACCTATCTCACTCCCGATTTCTGGCACCGCATCATCTCGGAAGAGGGGTATACAGATGCCCAGCTTCGCGACCGCTATGATGCTGTGCTGCATCTGGTGAGTGCTGCTGATGGTGCCGAGCAGTTTTATACTACAGCCAACAATGCGCAGCGCCTGGAGAAGGCCGATGAAGAAGGACTGAAGATAGCGCGAGAGTTGGACAAGAAGATTGTTTCTGCATGGAAGGGTCATCCTCATCTCAGGGTAATCAATAACCACGAAGATTTCAACAACAAGCTGAACCGTGTGCTCAAGGAGATAAGTAATGTGCTTGCCATTCCGCAGCCGATAGAGGAGGAGCGAAAATATATCGTGAAGCTGACGGGCGAGGTTCCTAATGCGATAGACAGCGATATTGTTCAGACTTATCTTTCGGGTGAGCCGGGCAGCGAAATCCGTCTTCGCCGTCGCGGTTTCGAGGGAGGCAAGTATGTGTATGTTCACACCACCAAGAAGCGCCTTTCAGACAATGAGCAGATTGAGACCGAGCGACAGATCAATGCCAATCTTTACGAGAGTATGCTTCAGCAGGCAGATCCTTACCGCCAGCGCATTCATAAGCATCGCAAGAGTTTCATCTGGAAGGGCCAGTATTTCGAGCTCGACGAGTTTCTTGAGCCGGTTTCCGACCTGATGATTCTTGAAACCCGCGGCATTTCAGCCAACGAGAGTGTGAAGTTTCCTCCTTTCATTCAGGTGCTGGAGGATATTACGGGCAACAGCAAATATTATAATTATAACATAGCGCTGAAGCGGTAA
- a CDS encoding mechanosensitive ion channel protein MscS encodes MDNQNTDNKIQQNEAQQPANATAQPAAEQGAEQTEQKQPTSYAVRPQHRRLRPLAYSDQNNMLKVRNYLNIAFMLLAIVGVILWTQLEESRNIAYIVLIVGVVLKIAEVCIRLFKK; translated from the coding sequence ATGGATAATCAGAATACAGATAACAAGATACAACAGAACGAGGCACAGCAGCCTGCAAACGCTACAGCCCAGCCTGCAGCTGAGCAGGGCGCAGAACAGACTGAACAGAAGCAGCCTACCAGCTACGCCGTAAGACCTCAGCACCGCCGGCTCCGCCCATTGGCCTACAGCGACCAGAACAATATGCTGAAGGTGCGCAACTATCTCAACATCGCCTTCATGCTGCTCGCCATCGTGGGGGTAATACTCTGGACCCAGCTGGAAGAAAGCCGCAATATCGCCTACATCGTACTCATCGTGGGTGTAGTGCTCAAGATTGCCGAAGTATGTATCCGACTATTTAAGAAATAA
- a CDS encoding DNA-binding protein translates to MINYSIVMRSVNANLLEINQAKSRINQAKKEGTTPDPKDLELVKTEKQNAFAISQYTDIMTIEKFAKHITSHGTVYSRADISAILYIAVDCMREMLLEGKKIRLGDLGDFSLLLTSKGAEDADKFTSQNITGVKVQWEPGQEFKNLRDDAEFNLVASRSAQAAVIKAIKEGKTNVDLNAPTTPDNTPGGSTPGGSNTGQTGSDGQGSESGGGTTGKDDTGDGLE, encoded by the coding sequence ATGATTAATTACAGCATCGTAATGCGTAGCGTGAACGCAAATCTTCTGGAAATCAACCAGGCTAAGTCACGCATCAACCAGGCAAAGAAGGAGGGTACAACCCCTGACCCAAAGGACCTGGAACTCGTGAAGACTGAGAAGCAGAACGCTTTCGCCATCTCACAGTACACCGACATCATGACCATCGAGAAGTTTGCCAAGCACATCACCTCTCATGGTACTGTTTATTCGAGAGCTGACATCAGCGCCATCCTCTACATCGCCGTAGACTGCATGCGTGAGATGTTGCTTGAGGGCAAGAAAATCCGTCTGGGCGATCTTGGTGATTTCTCTCTCCTTCTCACCTCGAAGGGTGCTGAGGATGCTGACAAGTTCACCTCGCAGAACATCACCGGCGTAAAGGTTCAGTGGGAGCCTGGTCAGGAGTTCAAGAACCTTCGCGATGACGCCGAGTTCAACCTCGTAGCCAGCCGCAGTGCTCAGGCTGCCGTTATCAAGGCGATTAAGGAGGGTAAGACCAACGTTGACCTCAACGCGCCAACTACTCCGGATAATACGCCTGGCGGTTCTACCCCTGGTGGTTCAAACACCGGTCAGACGGGCAGCGACGGACAAGGCTCTGAATCAGGCGGCGGTACTACCGGCAAGGACGATACTGGCGACGGACTTGAATAG